The following proteins come from a genomic window of Excalfactoria chinensis isolate bCotChi1 chromosome 6, bCotChi1.hap2, whole genome shotgun sequence:
- the ZNF365 gene encoding protein ZNF365, translating into MQQDAAEQSGFPWQDALGDAGPRLPFRCPRCGESSRFRSLSALRAHLEYGHGYEERSAPPKGGPPSPRKSAGPASPPEPCGPGSATRYAPCAGFCDASSGSAEGGRALEAERGPVCCLAGYAPAGSHRSRLPSPVLPAADSKASFEAHVREKFNRMVEAVDKTIEKRIDKLTKELAQKTAELLEVRAAFVQLSQKKQEVQRRERALSRQVDVAVEMIAALKQRLTESEEELHRKEEEVVTFNHFLEEAAEKEVRGKARLQHFIENLLQRVDLAERQLEYYQNQQIACNHTGGSDHVFTDISLNKKPRCLSRGSQHTSYNIPDTKPHSFQKGRCLLKKAKEEKTSLQPVRCFYEPVDCPREIWRAQKKGEPVCSARKLSAKSKMGKKTKQL; encoded by the exons ATGCAACAAGACGCCGCGGAGCAGAGCGGCTTCCCCTGGCAGGACGCGCTCGGCGATGCCGGCCCCCGCCTCCCGTTCCGCTGCCCGCGCTGCGGCGAGAGCAGCCGGTTCCGGAGCCTGTCGGCGCTGAGGGCGCACCTGGAGTACGGCCACGGCTACGAGGAGCGGAGCGCTCCGCCCAAAGGCGGCCCGCCGTCCCCGCGGAAGAGCGCGGGCCCGGCATCGCCTCCGGAGCCCTGCGGGCCGGGCAGTGCCACGCGGTACGCGCCCTGCGCCGGCTTCTGCGACGCCTCGAGCGGCAGCGCCGAGGGCGGGCGGGCGCTGGAGGCCGAGCGGGGGCCCGTCTGCTGCCTGGCCGGCTATGCGCCCGCCGGATCGCACCGCTCGCGGCTCCCCTCGCCCGTCTTGCCCGCCGCCGACTCCAAGGCCTCGTTCGAGGCGCACGTCAGGGAGAAGTTCAACAGGATGGTGGAGGCCGTGGACAAAACGATCGAGAAGCGGATCGACAAGCTTACCAAAGAGCTGGCTCAGAAAACGGcggagctgctggaggtgcGGGCGGCCTTCGTGCAGCTCTCCcagaagaagcaggaggtgCAGCGGCGGGAGCGCGCCCTGAGCCGGCAGGTGGACGTGGCGGTGGAGATGATCGCGGCCTTGAAGCAGCGGCTCACCGAGTCTGAGGAGGAGCTGCACCGCAAGGAGGA AGAAGTTGTTACTTTCAACCACTTCCTTGAAGAAGCggcagaaaaagaagtgaggGGAAAAGCCAGACTCCAGCACTTCATCGAGAACCTGCTGCAGCGTGTGGATCTGGCAGAAAGGCAGCTAGAGTATTACCAAAATCAGCAGATTGCGTGCAACCACACGGGTGGCAGTGACCACGTG tttACAGACATTTCATTAAACAAGAAACCCAGATGCCT GAGCAGAGGAAGTCAACACACTTCATATAACATCCCTGACACAAAGCCTCAttcctttcagaaaggaagatgtttgctaaaaaaagcaaaggaagagaaaaccaGCTTGCAGCCAGTCAGATGCTTCTACGAACCTGTTGACTGCCCAAGAGAAATATGGAGAGCACAAAAGAAGGGTGAACCAGTCTGCTCTGCCCGGAAATTGAGTGCAAAGTCCAAGATGGGTAAAAAGACCAAACAGCTATAG